The following proteins are encoded in a genomic region of Canis lupus familiaris isolate Mischka breed German Shepherd chromosome 6, alternate assembly UU_Cfam_GSD_1.0, whole genome shotgun sequence:
- the ZNF644 gene encoding zinc finger protein 644 isoform X2 has product MDDLKINTDITGAKEELLDNNSFISDKESGVHKPKDCQTSFQKNNTLTLPEELSKDKSEKALSGGQSTLFIHAGAPTVSSENFILPKGAAVNGPVSHSSLAKTSSMNKGSVSLTTGQPVDQPTTESCSALKVAPDLQLSTPQKASQHQVLFLLSDVAHAKNPTHSIKKLPTSASVGCDIQNSVGSSIKSDSTLINQVEVGEDSDDLLVKDDCVDTLTGISSGTDEFRSENDTNWDPQKEFIQFLMTNEDTVDKAPVHSKVGLEKKRKRKMDVSKITRYTEDCFSDSNCIPNKSKMLEVDFLEQNEELQAIDSQKYALSKVKPESTDEDLESVDAFQHLIYNPDKCGEGSSPVHTSTFLSNTLKKKCEESDSESPATFSTEEPSFYPCTKCNVNFREKKHLHRHMMYHLDGNSHFRHLNVPRPYACRECGRTFRDRNSLLKHMIIHQERRQKLMEEIRELKELQDEGRSARLQCPQCVFGTNCPKTFVQHAKTHEKDKRYYCCEECNFMAVTENELECHRGIAHGAVVKCPIVNSDVAQRKTQKKTFMKDSVVGSSKKSATYICKMCPFTTSARSILKKHMEYLHSSSCVDSFGSPLGLDKRKSDILEEPIDIDGTKPLIKQQSATFPKNSALKQDVKRTFGSSSQSSNFSKFHKRPHRIQKARKSIAQSGVNVCNQNNSHKTVTIKSSSDQKPKYFHQAAKEKSNAKANSNYLYRHKYENYRMIKKSGESYPLHFKKEEASSLNSLHLFSSSSNSHNNSFISDSQNSDTKRPESFKEHRRVAVKRVVKESKKESSVGGEDLDSYPDFLHKMTVVVLQKLNSAEKKDSYETEDESSWDNVELGDYTTQAMEDETYNDINQEHVNLFPLFKSKVESQEPGENATLSYDQNDGFYFEYYEDAGTNNFLHDIHDSQHLENAETSLSKHSSVFHWTDLSLEKKSCPYCPATFETGVGLSNHVRGHLHRAGLSYEARHVVSPEQIATSDKMQHFKRTGTGTPVKRVRKAIEKSETTSEHTCQLCGGWFDTKIGLSNHVRGHLKRLGKTKWDAHKSPICVLNEMMQNEEKYEKILKALNSRRIIPRPFVAQKLASSDDFLSQNVIPLEAYRNGLKTEALSVSASEEEGLSFLNEYDETKPELPSGKKNQSLTLIELLKNKRMGEERNSTISPQKIHNQTARKRFVQKCVLPLSEDSPLMYQPQRMDLTMHSGMPVKLRTCVHCNTTFTSAVSLSNHLRAYARKKSAGLLTGTALDCKQKKSRSRSGSKKKMLTLPHGADEVYILRCRFCGLVFRGPLSVQEDWIKHLQRHIVNANLPRTGAGMVEVTSLLKKPASITETSFSLLMAEAAS; this is encoded by the exons ATGGATGATTTGAAGATAAACACCGATATTACTGGTGCTAAAGAAGAACTCCTAGATAACAACAGTTTTATCTCAGACAAAGAGAGTGGAGTTCATAAACCAAAAGATTGTCAAAcatcatttcagaaaaataatactcTCACTCTGCCTGAAGAACTGTCAAAGGACAAATCTGAAAAAGCCTTAAGTGGAGGCCAGTCTACTTTATTTATACATGCTGGTGCTCCTACTGTTTCTAGTGAAAACTTTATCTTGCCTAAAGGAGCTGCTGTTAATGGACCAGTTTCACACTCCTCCttagctaagacttccagtatGAATAAAGGCAGTGTTTCATTAACCACTGGACAACCTGTGGATCAGCCAACAACAGAGTCTTGTTCAGCGTTGAAGGTGGCACCTGATCTTCAACTATCTACACCACAGAAAGCAAGTCAAcatcaagttttatttttgttatcagATGTAGCGCATGCTAAAAATCCAACCCATTCCATTAAAAAACTACCTACCTCTGCTTCCGTTGGTTGTGACATTCAGAATTCAGTAGGGAGTAGTATAAAGTCAGATAGCACTTTAATAAATCAAGTAGAGGTGGGTGAGGATAGTGATGATTTATTGGTAAAAGATGATTGTGTTGATACATTGACAGGAATTTCCTCAGGTACAGATGAATTTAGGTCAGAAAATGATACGAACTGGGATCCCCAAAAAGAGTTCATTCAGTTTCTTATGACTAATGAAGACACAGTGGATAAAGCTCCAGTTCACTCTAAAGTAGgtctagaaaaaaagagaaagcgaAAAATGGATGTAAGCAAGATAACTCGTTATACTGAGGATTGCTTTAGTGATTCTAATTGTATACCCAATAAGTCAAAAATGCTAGAAGTAGACTTTCTGGAGCAGAATGAAGAACTACAAGCAATAGACTCACAGAAATATGCATTATCAAAAGTGAAGCCTGAATCAACTGATGAAGACTTGGAATCTGTGGATGCTTTTCAGCATCTAATTTATAACCCAGATAAGTGTGGAGAAGGCAGTTCACCCGTTCATACTAGCACTTTTCTTTCAAataccttaaaaaagaaatgtgaagaaagtGATTCCGAGTCACCTGCTACTTTCAGCACCGAAGAGCCATCATTCTACCCCTGTACAAAGTGCAATGTgaattttagggagaaaaaacaCCTCCACAGGCATATGATGTATCATTTAGATGGGAATAGCCACTTTCGTCATCTTAATGTCCCAAGGCCATATGCTTGTAGAGAATGTGGACGGACATTTCGAGATCGTAACTCACTTCTAAAGCATATGATTATTCAccaagaaagaagacagaagttGATGGAGGAAATTCGTGAGTTGAAAGAACTTCAGGATGAAGGAAGAAGTGCACGATTACAGTGCCCTCAGTGTGTGTTTGGTACCAATTGCCCTAAAACATTTGTGCAACATGCTAAAACCcatgaaaaagataaaaggtaCTACTGCTGTGAAGAGTGTAACTTCATGGCTGTGACAGAAAATGAATTAGAATGCCATCGAGGCATTGCCCACGGAGCAGTGGTAAAATGCCCTATCGTCAATTCTGATGTAGCCCAGAGAAAAACGCAAAAAAAGACTTTCATGAAAGACTCTGTTGTAGGATCATCCAAAAAATCAGCCACCTATATATGTAAGATGTGTCCTTTTACTACTTCAGccagaagtattttaaaaaaacacatggaataCTTGCATTCATCATCATGTGTTGATTCATTTGGTAGTCCTCTTGGACTTGATAAACGAAAAAGTGACATTCTCGAAGAACCTATAGATATTGATGGCACTAAACCATTAATTAAACAACAGTCAGCCACATTTCCAAAGAATTCCGCTTTAAAACAAGATGTAAAGCGAACATTTGGATCATCTTCACAATCAAGTAATTTTTCCAAATTCCACAAGCGGCCACACAGAATACAAAAAGCTCGGAAAAGCATTGCCCAGTCAGGTGTAAATGTGTGCAATCAAAACAATTCTCACAAGACTGTTACGATTAAAAGCAGCTCTGACCAAAAACCTAAGTATTTCCAtcaagcagcaaaagaaaaatctaatgcCAAGGCAAATAGCAACTATTTATATAGACACAAATATGAAAACTATAGGATGATCAAAAAATCAGGTGAATCGTATCCTctacatttcaaaaaagaagaagccagCTCATTGAATTCTTTACATTTGTTCTCGTCATCAAGTAATTCTCACAACAATAGTTTCATTTCAGACTCTCAAAACTCTGATACCAAAAGGCCAGAAAGCTTCAAAGAACATAGACGTGTAGCTGTAAAGAGAGTAGTTAAGGAATCTAAGAAGGAAAGCTCTGTTGGAGGAGAAGACTTGGATAGCTATCCAGATTTCCTGCATAAAATGACAGTTGTTGTTTTGCAGAAACTTAATTCTGCTGAAAAGAAAGACAGCTATGAAACAGAAGATGAAAGTTCTTGGGATAATGTTGAGTTAGGTGACTACACTACACAGGCTATGGAAGATGAAACCTATAATGATATTAATCAAGAACATGTAAACTTATTCCCACTGTTTAAAAGCAAGGTGGAAAGTCAAGAGCCTGGAGAAAATGCTACTCTTAGTTATGATCAAAACGATggcttttattttgaatattatgaagATGCTGGAACTAATAACTTTTTGCATGACATACATGATTCTCAGCatttagaaaatgcagaaacTTCATTGTCAAAGCATAGTTCTGTTTTTCACTGGACTGATTTGTCTCTTGAGAAGAAATCATGTCCTTACTGCCCAGCAACATTTGAAACAGGTGTTGGGTTGTCAAATCATGTCCGAGGACATCTTCACAGAGCTGGATTAAGCTATGAAGCCCGCCATGTTGTATCACCAGAACAAATAGCCACAAGTGACAAAATGCAACATTTCAAAAGAACTGGTACAGGGACACCTGTTAAGCGAGTTAGAAAAG ctatAGAGAAGTCTGAAACCACTTCTGAACACACTTGTCAGCTCTGTGGTGGTTGGTTTGATACTAAAATTGGATTATCGAATCATGTTAGAGGCCATCTGAAAAGACTTGGAAAGACCAAATGGGATGCTCACAAATCTCCAATCTGTGTTTTGAATGAGATgatgcaaaatgaagaaaaatatgaaaaaatcttgaaagcattGAACAGTCGTCGTATTATTCCCAGACCATTTGTAGCTCAAAAACTTGCATCAAGTGATGACTTTCTATCTCAAAATGTTATACCTCTTGAAGCATACCGTAATGGCCTAAAGACTGAAGCTTTATCAGTGTCTGCATCAGAAGAAGAAGGGCTGAGTTTCTTAAATGAATATGATGAAACAAAACCAGAACTACCCAGTGGAAAAAAGAATCAGTCTCTTACACTGATagaactacttaaaaataaaaggatgggagaagaaaggaattcTACTATTTCTCCTCAAAAAATTCATAATCAAACTGCAAGAAAGAGATTTGTTCAGAAGTGTGTTCTTCCATTAAGTGAAGACAGTCCCTTGATGTATCAACCACAAAGAATGGATTTGACTATGCACTCAG GTATGCCTGTGAAGCTTAGAACATGTGTGCATTGCAATACGACGTTTACAAGTGCTGTTAGCCTGTCCAACCACTTACGCGCTTATGCACGAAAGAAGAGTGCTGGACTTTTGACTGGTACAG CCTTAGATTGTAAGCAAAAGAAATCAAGGTCAAGATCtggaagcaagaagaaaatgCTAACATTACCTCATGGTGCTGACGAGGTTTACATTCTCCGATGCAG GTTTTGTGGCCTAGTCTTTCGTGGACCGTTGTCTGTTCAGGAAGACTGGATTAAGCACTTACAACGACACATTGTAAACGCTAATCTTCCACGGACTGGAGCTGGCATGGTGGAAGTCACGTCACTACTTAAAAAGCCTGCCTCCATTACAGAAACTTCATTTTCTCTACTAATGGCAGAAGCAGCTTCATAG
- the ZNF644 gene encoding zinc finger protein 644 isoform X6 encodes MPVKLRTCVHCNTTFTSAVSLSNHLRAYARKKSAGLLTGTALDCKQKKSRSRSGSKKKMLTLPHGADEVYILRCRFCGLVFRGPLSVQEDWIKHLQRHIVNANLPRTGAGMVEVTSLLKKPASITETSFSLLMAEAAS; translated from the exons ATGCCTGTGAAGCTTAGAACATGTGTGCATTGCAATACGACGTTTACAAGTGCTGTTAGCCTGTCCAACCACTTACGCGCTTATGCACGAAAGAAGAGTGCTGGACTTTTGACTGGTACAG CCTTAGATTGTAAGCAAAAGAAATCAAGGTCAAGATCtggaagcaagaagaaaatgCTAACATTACCTCATGGTGCTGACGAGGTTTACATTCTCCGATGCAG GTTTTGTGGCCTAGTCTTTCGTGGACCGTTGTCTGTTCAGGAAGACTGGATTAAGCACTTACAACGACACATTGTAAACGCTAATCTTCCACGGACTGGAGCTGGCATGGTGGAAGTCACGTCACTACTTAAAAAGCCTGCCTCCATTACAGAAACTTCATTTTCTCTACTAATGGCAGAAGCAGCTTCATAG
- the ZNF644 gene encoding zinc finger protein 644 isoform X7 — protein MLIRQNLALDCKQKKSRSRSGSKKKMLTLPHGADEVYILRCRFCGLVFRGPLSVQEDWIKHLQRHIVNANLPRTGAGMVEVTSLLKKPASITETSFSLLMAEAAS, from the exons CCTTAGATTGTAAGCAAAAGAAATCAAGGTCAAGATCtggaagcaagaagaaaatgCTAACATTACCTCATGGTGCTGACGAGGTTTACATTCTCCGATGCAG GTTTTGTGGCCTAGTCTTTCGTGGACCGTTGTCTGTTCAGGAAGACTGGATTAAGCACTTACAACGACACATTGTAAACGCTAATCTTCCACGGACTGGAGCTGGCATGGTGGAAGTCACGTCACTACTTAAAAAGCCTGCCTCCATTACAGAAACTTCATTTTCTCTACTAATGGCAGAAGCAGCTTCATAG